In the Theobroma cacao cultivar B97-61/B2 chromosome 1, Criollo_cocoa_genome_V2, whole genome shotgun sequence genome, one interval contains:
- the LOC18611287 gene encoding adenylyl-sulfate kinase 3 isoform X1 produces the protein MVSLKAVRPAISCSSSGLESGPSIPLPKVGFVKLPLPAPSPSLGLNVSNNARLSLVQATEESAVSVANDRAAVISGQNLRQMATNGKATNIVWHKSSVGKLHRQELLQQKGCVIWITGLSGSGKSTLACALCQALYSRGKLTYILDGDNIRHGLNRDLSFKAEDRAENIRRIGEVAKLFADAGIICIASVISPYRRDRDACRALLPEGDFIEVFMDVPLQICESRDPKGLYKLARAGKIKGFTGIDDPYEPPLNCELVLPQKGINYASPCEMAETVISFLEEKGFLQT, from the exons atgGTGTCACTCAAGGCGGTACGGCCAGCgatttcttgttcttcttccgGTTTAGAGAGTGGCCCATCCATACCGCTTCCTAAGGTTGGCTTCGTGAAGTTGCCGTTGCCGGCGCCGTCGCCTTCTTTGGGATTGAATGTCAGCAACAATGCGAGGTTGAGCTTGGTTCAGGCGACGGAGGAATCGGCCGTGTCGGTTGCAAATGATCGTGCTGCTGTTATTTCTG GTCAAAATCTCCGCCAGATGGCTACAAATGGAAAGGCAACGAACATTGTATGGCATAAAAGTTCTGTTGGTAAACTTCATCGGCAAGAGCTACTTCAGCAAAAGGGTTGTGTCATATGGATTACTGGTCTCAGTGGCTCAG GAAAGAGCACTTTGGCATGCGCTCTGTGCCAAGCCTTGTATTCGAGGGGAAAGTTGACTTACATCCTTGATGGTGACAACATTCGACATGGTTTAAACCGTGACCTAAGTTTTAAAGCAGAAGATCGTGCCGAAAACATACGAAGGATTG GAGAGGTAGCAAAGCTCTTTGCAGATGCTGGCATCATCTGCATTGCCAGTGTGATATCTCCCTACAGAAGAGACAGGGATGCATGCCGGGCACTGTTGCCAGAAGGAGATTTTATTGAG GTGTTCATGGATGTGCCACTCCAAATATGTGAGTCTAGGGACCCAAAAGGCCTGTACAAGCTTGCAAGAGctggaaaaataaaag GTTTTACCGGTATTGATGACCCATATGAACCACCTCTGAATTGTGAG TTAGTATTACCACAAAAGGGAATCAACTATGCTTCCCCATGTGAAATGGCTGAAACTGTGATATCTTTCCTGGAGGAGAAGGGGTTCCTGCAGACCTAA
- the LOC18611287 gene encoding adenylyl-sulfate kinase 1, chloroplastic isoform X2 — MIVLLLFLMATNGKATNIVWHKSSVGKLHRQELLQQKGCVIWITGLSGSGKSTLACALCQALYSRGKLTYILDGDNIRHGLNRDLSFKAEDRAENIRRIGEVAKLFADAGIICIASVISPYRRDRDACRALLPEGDFIEVFMDVPLQICESRDPKGLYKLARAGKIKGFTGIDDPYEPPLNCELVLPQKGINYASPCEMAETVISFLEEKGFLQT; from the exons ATGATCGTGCTGCTGTTATTTCTG ATGGCTACAAATGGAAAGGCAACGAACATTGTATGGCATAAAAGTTCTGTTGGTAAACTTCATCGGCAAGAGCTACTTCAGCAAAAGGGTTGTGTCATATGGATTACTGGTCTCAGTGGCTCAG GAAAGAGCACTTTGGCATGCGCTCTGTGCCAAGCCTTGTATTCGAGGGGAAAGTTGACTTACATCCTTGATGGTGACAACATTCGACATGGTTTAAACCGTGACCTAAGTTTTAAAGCAGAAGATCGTGCCGAAAACATACGAAGGATTG GAGAGGTAGCAAAGCTCTTTGCAGATGCTGGCATCATCTGCATTGCCAGTGTGATATCTCCCTACAGAAGAGACAGGGATGCATGCCGGGCACTGTTGCCAGAAGGAGATTTTATTGAG GTGTTCATGGATGTGCCACTCCAAATATGTGAGTCTAGGGACCCAAAAGGCCTGTACAAGCTTGCAAGAGctggaaaaataaaag GTTTTACCGGTATTGATGACCCATATGAACCACCTCTGAATTGTGAG TTAGTATTACCACAAAAGGGAATCAACTATGCTTCCCCATGTGAAATGGCTGAAACTGTGATATCTTTCCTGGAGGAGAAGGGGTTCCTGCAGACCTAA
- the LOC18611287 gene encoding adenylyl-sulfate kinase 1, chloroplastic isoform X3 codes for MATNGKATNIVWHKSSVGKLHRQELLQQKGCVIWITGLSGSGKSTLACALCQALYSRGKLTYILDGDNIRHGLNRDLSFKAEDRAENIRRIGEVAKLFADAGIICIASVISPYRRDRDACRALLPEGDFIEVFMDVPLQICESRDPKGLYKLARAGKIKGFTGIDDPYEPPLNCELVLPQKGINYASPCEMAETVISFLEEKGFLQT; via the exons ATGGCTACAAATGGAAAGGCAACGAACATTGTATGGCATAAAAGTTCTGTTGGTAAACTTCATCGGCAAGAGCTACTTCAGCAAAAGGGTTGTGTCATATGGATTACTGGTCTCAGTGGCTCAG GAAAGAGCACTTTGGCATGCGCTCTGTGCCAAGCCTTGTATTCGAGGGGAAAGTTGACTTACATCCTTGATGGTGACAACATTCGACATGGTTTAAACCGTGACCTAAGTTTTAAAGCAGAAGATCGTGCCGAAAACATACGAAGGATTG GAGAGGTAGCAAAGCTCTTTGCAGATGCTGGCATCATCTGCATTGCCAGTGTGATATCTCCCTACAGAAGAGACAGGGATGCATGCCGGGCACTGTTGCCAGAAGGAGATTTTATTGAG GTGTTCATGGATGTGCCACTCCAAATATGTGAGTCTAGGGACCCAAAAGGCCTGTACAAGCTTGCAAGAGctggaaaaataaaag GTTTTACCGGTATTGATGACCCATATGAACCACCTCTGAATTGTGAG TTAGTATTACCACAAAAGGGAATCAACTATGCTTCCCCATGTGAAATGGCTGAAACTGTGATATCTTTCCTGGAGGAGAAGGGGTTCCTGCAGACCTAA
- the LOC18611289 gene encoding uncharacterized protein LOC18611289 isoform X3, with product MQAVIAEALAMKGPRPTSSGSSSGEEDGDAEWKAAIQSIAAATTAIFTPNGFNTSFSNSSTTTTITKAKTTRNSSVSRPTLDTLNDDADDGEKKQQPQKLKHFQIKMIFNDPQRDQKSFLGEGFMRTRKRRQLRSIAVDGKDILAAARQSSQKSLARLEAKDAAAKEKAKREEERVAELKRIRGERWLPSVAREMQLNRSSDQQV from the exons ATGCAAGCGGTTATCGCTGAGGCTTTAGCAATGAAAGGTCCAAGGCCGACCAGTAGCGGCAGCAGCAGTGGGGAAGAAGACGGAGACGCAGAGTGGAAAGCTGCCATTCAATCAATAGCCGCCGCTACCACTGCAATTTTCACCCCTAATGGTTTCAACACTTCCTTCTCCAACAGCTCcacaacaacaacaataacTAAAGCAAAAACGACAAGAAACAGCAGTGTTTCCCGTCCAACCCTAGATACACTTAATgatgatgctgatgatggAGAGAAAAAACAGCAACCCCAGAAGCTTAAACACTTCCAAATCAAG ATGATATTCAACGACCCACAAAGAGACCAAAAATCCTTCCTGGGAGAGGGATTCATGAGAACTCGAAAGAG ACGACAACTGCGGTCTATAGCAGTGGATGGGAAAGATATATTGGCTGCAGCAAGACAATCAAGCCAGAAATCACTAGCTAGACTAGAAGCTAAAGATGCAGCCGCAAAAGAAAAAGccaaaagagaggaagaaagagtAGCAGAGCTGAAAAGGATTAGGGGGGAGAGGTGGCTACCTTCAGTGGCTAGAGAGATGCAG TTAAATAGAAGTTCTGATCAACAAGTATAG
- the LOC18611289 gene encoding uncharacterized protein LOC18611289 isoform X1, protein MQAVIAEALAMKGPRPTSSGSSSGEEDGDAEWKAAIQSIAAATTAIFTPNGFNTSFSNSSTTTTITKAKTTRNSSVSRPTLDTLNDDADDGEKKQQPQKLKHFQIKAQKLLDEMLEKSLVIVKDANNVPDDDSVVNEGGVRLFKNSTPGIVFDCGDDIQRPTKRPKILPGRGIHENSKEFRRQLRSIAVDGKDILAAARQSSQKSLARLEAKDAAAKEKAKREEERVAELKRIRGERWLPSVAREMQLNRSSDQQV, encoded by the exons ATGCAAGCGGTTATCGCTGAGGCTTTAGCAATGAAAGGTCCAAGGCCGACCAGTAGCGGCAGCAGCAGTGGGGAAGAAGACGGAGACGCAGAGTGGAAAGCTGCCATTCAATCAATAGCCGCCGCTACCACTGCAATTTTCACCCCTAATGGTTTCAACACTTCCTTCTCCAACAGCTCcacaacaacaacaataacTAAAGCAAAAACGACAAGAAACAGCAGTGTTTCCCGTCCAACCCTAGATACACTTAATgatgatgctgatgatggAGAGAAAAAACAGCAACCCCAGAAGCTTAAACACTTCCAAATCAAG GCACAAAAGCTTTTGGATGAAATGTTAGAGAAGAGCTTAGTGATAGTGAAGGATGCCAATAATGTCCCAGATGATGATAGTGTGGTAAATGAAGGTGGAGTTCggttatttaaaaattctacTCCCGGGATAGTATTTGACTGTGGAG ATGATATTCAACGACCCACAAAGAGACCAAAAATCCTTCCTGGGAGAGGGATTCATGAGAACTCGAAAGAG TTTAGACGACAACTGCGGTCTATAGCAGTGGATGGGAAAGATATATTGGCTGCAGCAAGACAATCAAGCCAGAAATCACTAGCTAGACTAGAAGCTAAAGATGCAGCCGCAAAAGAAAAAGccaaaagagaggaagaaagagtAGCAGAGCTGAAAAGGATTAGGGGGGAGAGGTGGCTACCTTCAGTGGCTAGAGAGATGCAG TTAAATAGAAGTTCTGATCAACAAGTATAG
- the LOC18611289 gene encoding uncharacterized protein LOC18611289 isoform X2 — protein MQAVIAEALAMKGPRPTSSGSSSGEEDGDAEWKAAIQSIAAATTAIFTPNGFNTSFSNSSTTTTITKAKTTRNSSVSRPTLDTLNDDADDGEKKQQPQKLKHFQIKAQKLLDEMLEKSLVIVKDANNVPDDDSVVNEGGVRLFKNSTPGIVFDCGDDIQRPTKRPKILPGRGIHENSKETTTAVYSSGWERYIGCSKTIKPEITS, from the exons ATGCAAGCGGTTATCGCTGAGGCTTTAGCAATGAAAGGTCCAAGGCCGACCAGTAGCGGCAGCAGCAGTGGGGAAGAAGACGGAGACGCAGAGTGGAAAGCTGCCATTCAATCAATAGCCGCCGCTACCACTGCAATTTTCACCCCTAATGGTTTCAACACTTCCTTCTCCAACAGCTCcacaacaacaacaataacTAAAGCAAAAACGACAAGAAACAGCAGTGTTTCCCGTCCAACCCTAGATACACTTAATgatgatgctgatgatggAGAGAAAAAACAGCAACCCCAGAAGCTTAAACACTTCCAAATCAAG GCACAAAAGCTTTTGGATGAAATGTTAGAGAAGAGCTTAGTGATAGTGAAGGATGCCAATAATGTCCCAGATGATGATAGTGTGGTAAATGAAGGTGGAGTTCggttatttaaaaattctacTCCCGGGATAGTATTTGACTGTGGAG ATGATATTCAACGACCCACAAAGAGACCAAAAATCCTTCCTGGGAGAGGGATTCATGAGAACTCGAAAGAG ACGACAACTGCGGTCTATAGCAGTGGATGGGAAAGATATATTGGCTGCAGCAAGACAATCAAGCCAGAAATCACTAGCTAG
- the LOC18611290 gene encoding peptidyl-prolyl cis-trans isomerase CYP65, producing the protein MGKKQHSKDRMFITKTEWATEWGGSKSKENGTPFKRLPFYCCALTFTPFEAPVCTKDGSIFEIMNIIPYIRKYGKNPVTGAPLKQEELIPLTFHKNSEGEYHCPVLNKDFTEYTHIVAVKTTGNVFCYEAIKELNIKTKNWKELLTDEPFAKEDIITIQNPNALDSKVTLDFDHVKNCLKVDDEELKKMSSDPTYNINVAGDVKQMLAELGTEKARETAMLGGGGSKAQNERAAALAAILAARSRIKEDSKLDANGESKTQPAYSIVDAASASVHGRSAAAAKAASSDKTAARIAMHMAGERAPVNAKLVKSRFTTGAASRSFTSTSYDPVTKNEFEYVQVEKNPKKKGYVQLHTTHGDLNIELHCDITPRTCENFITLCERGYYNGVAFHRNIRNFMIQGGDPTGTGRGGESIWGKPFKDEVNSKLLHSGRGVVSMANSGPHTNGSQFFILYKSANHLNFKHTVFGGVVGGLTTLSAMEKVPVDDNDRPLEEIKIISVTVFINPYMEPDEEEEEKGRGEKKVEDEENDKVGSWYSNPGTGTAESGAVGGGGVGKYLKARNTPSESATVDTRLAAISVTKKRKVTAGEFKDFSAW; encoded by the exons ATGGGGAAGAAACAGCACAGCAAAGATCGGATGTTCATAACGAAGACAGAGTGGGCCACCGAGTGGGGCGGCTCTAAATCCAAAGAAAACGGCACCCCTTTCAAACGGCTCCCCTTCTATTGCTGCGC TCTTACATTTACGCCGTTTGAGGCGCCGGTTTGCACGAAGGATGGCAGTATCTTCGAAATAAT GAATATAATTCCTTATATTAGGAAGTACGGGAAGAACCCGGTAACCGGGGCTCCATTGAAGCAAGAGGAACTTATCCCTCTTACTTTCCACAAGAATTCTGAAG GAGAGTATCATTGCCCTGTGCTGAACAAAGATTTTACTGAGTACACACACATAGTTGCTGTGAAGACTACGGGAAATGTGTTCTGTTATGAG gcaattaaagaattaaacaTCAAGACCAAAAACTGGAAAGAGCTTCTTACAGATGAGCCTTTCGCTAAGGAAGATATTATTACAATTCAG AATCCTAACGCACTTGACAGCAAGGTTACCCTGGATTTTGATCATGTCAAAAATTGTTTGAAGGTTGATGATGAAG aACTAAAGAAAATGAGTTCAGATCCAACTTATAACATCAATGTCGCTGGGGACGTCAAGCAGATGCTGGCAGAGCTTGGAACTGAGAAAGCAAGGGAAACTGCTATGCTTGGTGGGGGTGGCAGCAAGGCTCAAAATGAGAGGGCTGCTGCTCTTGCTGCCATTTTAGCTGCACGGTCTCGCATCAAAGAGGATTCAAAGTTAGATGCAAATGGGGAGAGTAAAACTCAACCTGCGTATAGTATTGTAGATGCTGCATCTGCTTCAGTACATGGAAGAAGTGCTGCTGCAGCAAAAGCCGCATCAAGTGATAAAACTGCTGCCCGGATTGCTATGCATATGGCAGGAGAGAGGGCACCTGTGAATGCTAAGCTG GTGAAGAGCCGTTTTACTACTGGTGCTGCTTCACGATCCTTTACATCTACCTCTTATGACCCTGTCAccaaaaatgaatttgaatatGTTCAAGTTGAGAAAAATCCCAAAAAGAAAGGTTACGTTCAGTTGCATACGACACATGGTGATTTGAACATTGAGCTGCACTGTGATATAACTCCAAGGACATGTGAGaacttcatcactctttgtgAACGTGGTTATTACAATGGAGTGGCCTTCCATAGAAACATTCG gaattttaTGATTCAAGGTGGTGATCCAACTGGTACTGGGAGAGGAGGTGAATCAATATGGGGAAAGCCTTTTAAagatgaagtgaactctaagtTGCTTCACTCAGGAAGAGGTGTAGTTAGTATGGCAAACAGTGGCCCCCACACAAATGGTTCCCAGTTTTTCATCCTATACAAGTCTGCAAATCATTTAAACTTCAAACATACGGTTTTTGGTGGAGTTGTTGGTGGCTTGACCACACTATCAGCTATGGAGAAGGTTCCTGTTGATGACAATGACCGACCTCTG GAGgagattaaaataattagtGTCACGGTATTTATCAATCCATACATGGAGCCTGAcgaagaagaggaagagaagGGCAGAGGTGAAAAGAAAGTTGAGGATGAAGAAAAT GATAAGGTTGGGTCTTGGTATAGCAATCCAGGTACAGGAACAGCAGAATCTGGAGCTGTGGGTGGGGGTGGTGTTGGAAAGTACTTAAAAGCAAGGAATACTCCAAGTGAGTCTGCTACTGTGGATACCCGTCTAGCAGCAATTTCTgtaacaaagaaaagaaaagtcacGGCAGGagaatttaaagatttttctGCTTGGTGA